A DNA window from Malus domestica chromosome 12, GDT2T_hap1 contains the following coding sequences:
- the LOC103450615 gene encoding endochitinase A-like, translating into MEVTLESRARERSFGKVVNANDRDEELALFLEMRRRDKEKNTGFLLLPPSKNADELDAIAAAAPPESVNRGGAAVSRTVGAPPRKSRVDEFLNSENEKSDYDWLLTPPATPLFPSLDMEVQKTITNQTEVTNDRVFAPKSRLANNQIESASRNNITSKQPTLPSGLNSSSTGNRRPSTPRGSGAATRRSTTPTGRSTTPTGRSTLPSSTKPSRSSTPNSRATSSSAKLAAPPVRSSTPSRSTPRSSTPTGRPSAPTSRSATPTRQLSSSSASAVSAPPGRSSSASKLRPTSSKTPVSSRGSSPTVKPRPSKSSKIPGFSHDAPPNLRTSLPQRPASASRDRPGAPSVKTSSVVAGCNGNPRQQSCSPSRARASNVITATSGNSHRVISRASAHDNDDVNPVLMGTQMVERVVNSRRLAPPKQYDHYTTLKGSAGKPSSSESSGFGRNLSKKSFDMAMRHMDIKRSMAGNLRPVLTNVPASSGYSVRTKPTKSNTIGAMDSPLATCSNASSEPSVNTIPVSLEGCEVEDIDLGSERGNSSPASHRGR; encoded by the exons ATGGAAGTTACATTGGAGTCGAGGGCGCGAGAACGGAGCTTCGGGAAGGTGGTGAACGCGAACGACAGAGACGAAGAGCTCGCTTTGTTTCTCGAGATGCGGAGGCGCGACAAGGAGAAAAATACcggctttcttcttcttcctccgagcAAGAACGCGGATGAGCTCGACGCTATTGCCGCCGCTGCTCCTCCGG AATCTGTTAACCGCGGAGGCGCGGCGGTTTCTAGGACTGTTGGGGCGCCGCCGCGGAAGAGCCGGGTGGATGAGTTTTTGAATTCGGAGAATGAGAAGTCTGATTACGATTG GCTTCTTACTCCACCGGCTACTCCACTTTTTCCGTCCTTGGATATGGAAGTGCAGAAAACAATAACGAATCAGACTGAGGTTACTAATGACCGTGTATTCGCTCCAAAATCTCGG CTAGCAAACAACCAGATAGAATCTGCTTCAAGGAACAATATAACATCTAAGCAGCCAACATTGCCGTCTGGACTGAACTCTTCCAGTACTGGTAACAGAAGGCCCTCAACACCCAGAGGGTCAGGAGCTGCTACTCGTAGGTCTACAACTCCAACTGGACGGTCCACAACACCAACTGGGCGGTCCACATTACCTTCATCAACCAAGCCCTCACGATCCTCCACCCCAAATTCACGAGCCACCTCATCATCCGCAAAGCTTGCGGCTCCTCCAGTGAGATCTTCAACTCCTTCTCGGTCCACTCCTCGCTCTTCTACACCAACTGGCAGACCTTCTGCACCAACATCAAGATCAGCGACACCAACCCGTCAACTAAGTTCATCAAGTGCATCTGCTGTATCTGCCCCTCCTGGTCGATCTTCTTCAGCATCAAAGTTACGTCCCACAAGTTCAAAAACTCCCGTTTCATCACGTGGAAGTTCTCCAACGGTAAAACCAAGGCCCTCAAAATCCTCTAAGATTCCTGGGTTTTCACATGATGCTCCGCCAAATTTAAGAACATCATTGCCACAAAGGCCGGCTTCAGCCTCTAGGGATAGGCCTGGAGCGCCAAGTGTTAAAACATCTTCTGTTGTGGCTGGTTGCAACGGAAATCCAAGACAGCAATCGTGTTCACCTTCTAGAGCACGGGCTTCAAATGTTATTACCGCTACCAGTGGGAACTCTCATCGAGTCATAAGCAGAGCATCTGCCCATGACAATGATGATGTGAACCCTGTACTTATGGGAACACAAATGGTTGAGAGAGTAGTAAACTCGAGGAGATTGGCACCACCTAAGCAATATGACCATTACACTACTCTTAAGGGTTCTGCTGGGAAGCCTTCATCCTCTGAAAGCTCAggctttggaagaaatctttctaAAAAGTCCTTTGATATGGCTATGAGGCACATG GATATAAAGCGAAGCATGGCAGGCAATCTACGGCCAGTTCTGACAAATGTTCCAGCCTCCTCTGGGTATAGCGTCAgaacaaaaccaacaaaaagCAATACAATTGGTGCTATGGATTCTCCTCTTGCCACATGCAGCAATGCTAGCTCCGAACCAAGTGTCAACACCATTCCTGTTAGTTTGGAGGGGTGTGAAGTTGAAGATATTGATCTTGGAAGTGAGAGAGGAAATTCCTCTCCTGCAAGCCATCGAGGTAGGTGA